The genomic window AAAAAGTGGGCGGAATTTGTGTATGACGGCCAGTGGTTCTCGCCAGTTGTGCGTTCTTTGAACGCGTTCATAAACGAAACGCAAGAGCATGTTTCTGGCGATATTCGCATGACTTTATACGCTGGAAAGGCTGTTGTAACAGGCAGAAAGTCGGATGAGTCTTTGTATGACTTTAACTTGGCTACTTACGATTCTTCCGATACTTTCGACCAGCGCGCTTCCAACGGATTTATTGAAATCTACGGATTGTCTAGCAAGGTTGCAGCGGCTCGAGATATGCGCGTTGCAAAGAACAACTAACAAGAGGAAAGCAGAAAGAAGAATATAACTATGCACGATGCAAATGCCGATGCAAATGTCAACGCAAACCATCCAATAGCCTTGTGGGGCGGACGTTTTAGCTCAGGACCTTCCGCAGAGCTTGCAAAGCTTAGCAAATCAACTCAATTTGATTGGCGATTAGCGGATGATGATATTGCAGGATCTCGCGCTCATGCGCATGCGTTGCATCGTGCAGGTTTATTAACAAATCAAGAATACGAGGATCTTCAAAAAGCTCTAGACGAGTTGCAAAATCGCGTGGATAATGGCACTTTTACGCCAATTGAAGAAGACGAGGATGAGGCAACTGCATTAGAGCGCGGTTTGCTTGATATTGCAGGAAGCGAACTTGGCGGAAAACTTAGAGCTGGACGCTCTAGAAACGACCAAATCGCAGCTTTAATACGCATGTTTTTGCGCAGACACTCGCGCGTTTTGGCTACTCTCGTGTTAGATGTTTGTAATGCTTTAGTTGCTCAATCTTTAGCTGCAAAAGATTCTGTAATGCCTGGTCGTACTCATATGCAGCATGCTCAACCTATTTTGCTTGCACACCAGCTAATGGCTCATGTTTGGCCGCTTTTGCGAGATGTAAATCGCCTTGCGGACTGGGATTCGCGCGCAAACGAAAGCCCGTATGGGGCAGGGGCATTGGCTGGCAACACTCTTGGACTAGATCCCGAAGAAGTTTCTAAAGAACTTGGTTTTTCTGCTGTTTGCGCGAATTCTATTGATGCTACAGCAAGTAGAGATATTGTTGCGGAGTTTTCATTTATTGCAGCCATGATTGGCGTTGATATTTCTCGCTTAAGCGAAGAGATTATTATATGGAATACTCAAGAATTTGCGTTCGTAACTTTAGACGATGCTTATTCTACTGGATCTTCTATTATGCCTCAAAAGAAGAATCCAGATATTGCGGAGCTTGCTAGAGGAAAAGCAGGACGATTAATCGGAGATTTAACTGGATTAATGGCCACTCTTAAAGGTCTTCCTACTGCTTATGCAAGAGATTTGCAAGAAGATAAAGAGGCAGTTTTTGACCAAATTGACACTCTAGAAGTTCTGCTTCCAGCATTCGCAGGGATGGTTAGAACAATGCGATTTAATATTGCTAGGTTGCGTGAACAGTCTGCTACTGGTTTTGCCTTAGCTACAGATATTGCAGAATGGCTTGTAAAACAAGGTGTTCCATTTAGAAATGCGCATAAGTTATCAGGATTATGCGTAAAACGTGCTGAAGAACTTGGTGGGGATTTAGACGTTTTAAGTGATGATGATTTTGCTAATATTCTGAATGATTTTGTAGATCGAGCCGATATTGAGAATCTTAAACTTGTTCTTTCTAGTGATGGATCAGTAGCTTCTAGATGTGGAAAAGGTGGAACGGCTTTTGTTCGCGTAAAAGAACAAATTACTCAAGCTCAGCTTGCGATTGATGAGTATAAGAAATTTTCTGAATCTGTAAGTGATGGAACTGCTTATAAGAGTGTCGCCCTGTGCTGCCAAAATTGAAAGGCTTGGATTGCGCTTTTAGCGCCCGATGCCTAGGTAAGTTTTGGCAATAATAAGGAGATACGAATGGCTCAGGTCAGGAATTACAAGGAAGCTGGATTTGCTTCCTTGTTTGAAGAGCTAAAGTGGCGTGGATTAATTTCACAATCTACTGATGAGCAGCAGCTTGCTCAAGCGCTTGACGGAGAACCATTAACGTATTATTGCGGTTACGATCCTACTGCTGCTTCATTGCATATTGGTAATCTTGTTCAGCTTATTAATATGCGTCATTTGCAAGCTGCAGGTCATCATCCTATTGCGTTAGTTGGTGGTGCTACTGGTTTGATTGGTGATCCTCGTCAAAGTGGCGAACGCACGCTTAATTCTAAAGATATTGTGGCTGGTTGGGCAGAGCGCTTACGCAAGCAGATTGGCAGAATTTTGCCTCTTGATGGAGAGAATCCTGTTCGTTTTGTTAGCAATTACGACTGGGTTTCTAAGATGTCTGCTATTGACTTTTTGCGTGATGTTGGTAAGAACTTCCGTGTTGGCACAATGCTTTCTAAGGATATTGTGGCTCGCCGCTTAAACTCCGACGAAGGCATTTCTTTTGCTGAGTTCAGCTATCAGGTTTTGCAAGGAAACGACTTCTTGTACTTGTTTGATAATTACAACGTGACTTTGCAACTTGGCGGTTCGGATCAGTGGGGTAATTTGACTTCTGGCATGGACTTGATTCGTAAGGTTCGCGGAGCTTCTGTGCACGTGTTTACAAGCCCGATTATTACGGATAATCAAGGTCGTAAGTTTGGCAAATCGGAGGGTAACGCAATGTGGCTTGATCCTACAATGCTTAGCCCTTATCGCTTCTATCAATTCTGGTTTAATCAGCCAGACGATGAAGTTGTTAAGCTTCTTAAAGCTTTTACGTTCTTGCCTAAGAGTGAGATTGAGCGTTTGAACAAGCAAATTCAAGAAGACCCAGGAAGTCGTGAAGCTCAGCGTGTTCTCGCTTGGGAAGTTACGAGCTTTGTTCATGGTGAAGATGTTACGAATCAGGCTATTGCTGCTTCTTCGGCATTGTTTGGTAAGGGTGATTTAGACGCTATTGATGAGCAAACTCTTGAAGCTGCCTTGGATGGTGTTAAGGTTAAGGCGCAGGATGGTAGTTTAGAATTTGCTAAAGCAAATAGTGGTGATCGCGTTGTTGAAGCTGCTGTTGCTGCTGGATTGTTCCGCACAATTTCTGAAGCTCGTCGTGCTATTGAAGCCGGTGGTTTGTACGTTAACAATAATCGAGTAGACAGTGTCGATGACATTTTGAATGATAATTCATTCTTACATGGTCGTTTTGCTTTGATTCGTAGGGGCAAGAAGGCTATTGGCGCTGTTGAGCGTGCTTAGTTTTTTAAGCGTGTTTGATTTGTTTTTAATATTAGATTTTTAGTATAATTTTATATTTTTAGAATTTGAAAGGTATGCCAATAATGGGCGAAGAACGCGGATCGCGTAGTGGTAAGTCGTTTGGTAATCGTGGCCATTTTAGCCGTCAAAATGGCGGTAAAAATGGTGGAAACGGCGAGCATCGTGGCGGATTCCATAAGGGTGGATTCCACAAAGATGGTGGCAGAAAGTTTAATCACCGTGATGGCGAACGTAGATTTGAGCACAATGATCGCAGATATGATGATCATAAGAACGGTCGTCGTGACGATTTTGAGCGTGATTCTGGTAGTTCAGAAGGTTTAAGACGCAATGGATTCCACAAAGGTGGATTCAATAAGAGCGGTTTTAAGAAGGATAACGATCGTAGGTTTAACCATCGTGATAATGATCATAGGTTCAACCGTGATGATCGTGATAACCGCAGTGATCGCAGATTCGATAGAAAAGATAATCACGAAACTCGCAGAAATCGTGGTTTTGATGCCAAGTCGGAAGAAAATGGCAATCCAAGGTACAAGAAGTTTGATCGTGATAATCGTGGCGAGCGCAATGATCGCCGCTTTGAAGATAATCGAGGTGGCTTCCACAAGGGTGATTTTAAGAAGAATGATTCTAGAAAGCGCGATTCAAAGTCGTCTTTCCGCTTTGAAAATGGTCCTCGTAGAAACTCGGATGGAACTGTTTCTTACCCATCTCAAAATCCTTATACTGATAGGCGTCCAGGCGAACCTAAGATGCCTAGGGGCTTAGAGTATTCCATGCTTTCTAAAGAATCTCGTGAGCGTTTGCGCGGTCTTTCTAAGGAACATTCTGAAAATATTGGTTTGCATATTCTCGCAGCTTATGCTTTGCAAGAAGAAGATCCAGAGCTTGCATTGGAACATGCAAAGTGGGCTGCAAAGCAGGCATCGCGTATTGATTTTTCGCGCGAAACATTAGGATTTATTGCATACCGTCAGGGTGATTACAAGCTTGCTGCGCGCGAGTTTAGAACAGCTATGCGGATGAATGGCTACATGGATTATCTTCCATTTATTGCCGATTGCGAGCGCGGTATGGGCAACCTTGATAAGGCTTTGGAAATCTGCATGTCGGATGAAGCTAGAAGGGTTACTGGCGAAGTCAAGGCAGAAATGTTCCTTGTGTACGCAGGTGTTTTGGCAGATACAAACCATTCGGATAAGGCTATTGAGCTTGTTCACGCAATGGGTAGGTCTAAGGGTTTGCCTGGCGAGTATAGAATGCGTGCAGTTCAAGCGGAACAGTACTTCCTAGAGGAGGCTGGGCGAAGTGATGAGGCTATTGAGCTTGACTCTTTGCTTGATCGCTTAGAAGAGCAATACGCAGATATTGAAGACGAAGAAAATCCAGAAGATGTTGTGATTGACTACGATTTGGAACATCTTAATGACGCGATTATGGACGAAGTTGGCATTAGTGAAGATGATGCGCAATTTGCTCCAGATGATGACTCGGATGATTCAGACGATTCGGATGATTCAGACGATGATTCGGGCGAAGATTCAGACGATTCAGACGATGATTCACAAATCGCAGACAATACTGAAACTATAGAGATGAGTGCAGTTAAGTCTGAAGAGGAATAGTACAACCATATCTTCTAAGCCCGGCTTCTGTATTATGAGAGTATAGTAAGCCGGGCGTTTGCTACTTTGATATTTTTAAAATCATGCGGGGATATTCTATGCAACTTGATGAACGAACGAATTTTTCAAATAGTAAATCTGCGTTAAGCAAGAATTTTCGCTTAGCTTTGCTTGACTTAGACGGCGTAGTGTATAGAGGCGGAAAATCCGTTGAATATGCTGCTGAATCAATTGAAAATGCTCAAAAAAATGGCATGTTTATTGAATATACGACTAATAATTCTTCTCGTTTTCAAGAAGTTGTAGCAAGTCAACTAGAAAGTTTCGGCTTAAAAGTAGAGCCGTGGCAGATTATAACTTCTTCTGTTGTTGCAGCAAGAATGGTTGCTCGCTACGTTCCGAGAAATTCTAATGTTTTAGTGCTTGGAGCCGATCATCTCATACAAGAGGTTCGTAGTGCTGGTCTTAATCCAGTAAAGTCTTGTAAAGACAATCCAAAAGCTGTTATCCAAGGCTGGTATCCGCAAATGACTTGGCAAGAAATGGCACAAGTCGCTTTCGCAGTAGAGCATGGAGCTAAGTATTTTGTTACTAATCGCGATTTAACAATTCCACGTGAGTTCGGTATAGCTCCTGGATGCGGTTCTATGATTCAAGCTGTAGTAAATGCAACTGGAGTTGAGCCTATTGCTTCTGCTGGAAAACCCGAGTGCGCAATGTATGACGAAGCGAGATTGTTGGTTGCTGCAAATGCAAATCACAATGATGAAGATGTTAAAGAATATGCAGAAAAAGATGAGTTTGGGAATCCTGTAATAAGTATTTCGCGTTCGCTAGCCGTAGGAGACCGATTGGATACAGACATCGAAGCTGGTACCAGAGGGGGATATGAGTCTCTTCTAGTGCTTACTGGTGTCACCAATCCGCGTATGTTGCTTGAGGCTCCAAAACACTTGCGACCAAGCTTTGTTTCTAAGGATTTAAGAGGACTAAACGAGGCTCATGAGTCTCCAAAGCGTGTTGACGACGTTACATTTGTATGCGGAACTTCTAGAGCACAAATTGTTTGTAATTTTATTGAAGTAAACAATCCTAATGATTGCAACGCTTTGCGTGCTGCTTGTGTGCTCGCTTGGTGTTTAAAGGATAGTGGAAAATCGCTTGAAGACTACATTCTTCCAGAGTTTTCTTTATGAATATATGAGTTTGCATATGTGTGTATGAGGATTTTTCAATGTCTGACGGAGATGATTTAGTTCAGCGATTAGATTGTGAACTTGTAAATCGCGGATTAGTGAAAAGTAGAACGACAGCTCAGCGTTTAATTAAGTCTGGGTTAGTAAAAGTAGATAATCGAATTGTTTATAAATCATCATTTTTAGTGGAAAAAGCGCAAGAAATAAGTTTTGATGAATCAAAAAAAGAAAATTCTTGTCTTAAATATGTTTCTAGAGGAGCACTCAAATTAGAAGGTGCGTTCTCTTTATTTGAAGATTTAGGATTAAAAGTTTATTCAAATACTAAAGCGCTAGATATTGGTGCTTCAACTGGCGGTTTTTGCGATTATTTGTTGCAAAATGGCGTTAATCGCGTTATTGCTTTAGACGTTGGACACGGTCAATTGCACCCAAAGATCGCAAGCGATCCGCGCGTTATCGAAATGAGTGGCGTAAATATTAGAGATGTTTACGCGCAAGATCTGCCTTACAAGCCTAATCTTATAGTCTCAGATGTTTCTTTTATATCTCTTACTTTTGTTATTCCAGTAATCGCGCGTATTGCGCAAAACAACGCGAATATTGTTCTTCTTGTAAAGCCACAATTTGAAGTTGGTAAAGGAAATCTTGGAAAAGGCGGAATTGTAACAGATAAAGACCTAAGACTTAAAGCATTAGAAAATATTAAAGAATGCGCTAAAAATAGTGGTTTAAAAGTTGTTTCAACTCATGAATCTCCTATAGAAGGAACTCATGGAAATATTGAATATCTTCTTTATGCGCGATTTAATAGTTAAAAATAATTATTTGATAAATATTTTTTACATAAGCAGTACAATGCGCAATATGTAGTGCAACAATTACAATATTTATTGTTATTTGCAAAACCACAAAGGGGCTGTGTTATGCCAGAACTTTTAGTAGATGATGATGCTTCTTATGCTCGTCGCGCTCTGGTAGTTACGCATGCGCGTCTTGATAGTCACAGTGCCGTTGTAAATCAAGTTACCACGCAGCTTAGTAGTGCTGGTTTTCATGTGGATGTGTTTCATAGTGCTGCCGTATCTGATTTTGCGCAAAAAACAGCACATGTTATTGATGAAAACACAGAGATTGTTGTTGTGCTTGGTGGAGATGGCACAATGCTTCAAGCTGCAGAATTGGTGCATTGCACTCCTGTTCCAATCATAGGTATAAATCTTGGTCATGTTGGATTTTTGGCGGAATTTGAAAGCTTCCAAATAGATGAGGCTATTAGAAGAATTGCTCAAAAAGATTACTTTTTAGAGCATAGAATGGAAGCTCATGTAGACGTTTGGCTTCCTGGAGCGAGTGAGCCTTTAAGCGATTGGGCGCTTAACGATATTACTTTAGATAGGGCAGATCGCGGTAGAATGGTGGAGCTTTCGATTCGCGTTGATAATGTTGAAATGTCGTCTTTTGGCTGCGATGGTGTTATTGTTTCTACTCCTACTGGATCCACAGCTTACGCATTTTCGGCAGGAGGTCCAATCATGTGGCCAAACGTCGAGGCTTTGCAACTGGTTCCTTTGGCTGCACACGCGCTTTTTTCTAGACCATTGATTATCGGAGCAGGTTCAACTTTTACTATTGATATTTTGGAAGATTCAGCTTCTGGTGGTTGGATTTGTTGTGATGGTAGGCGTCAAAGGGCTTTACCGCAAGGCTCTAGGATTCAAATTCGTCAGTCCAAAGATGAGCTGTTTTTAGCGCGTCTTTCTGGTGTTCCATTTACGCAAAGATTAGTTACTAAGTTTGATTTGCCTGTAGTTGGTTGGCGCGAAAATCGTCGTAAAAAGTCTTCCAAACCTAAGGAATATGAGGCTAATCTGCATAATGAAACCGATAGGAATTATGAAGATGTTCCAAATGTCTCAAATAACTACCATAACCCTAATAGCTTAAACTCGTAGGGGGCATCCTTGCTTGAAGAATTAGAAATTCGTAATTTAGGACCAATCTCTCACGCGGTTATTACTCCCTCATATGGAATGACTGCTATTACTGGAGAAACAGGGGCTGGAAAATCTATGCTTCTAAGCGCTATAAGACTTATATCTGGAGGAAAAGCTGATTCTTCTAGAATTGCATCTTTTGCGTCAGAATCATGGGCGCAAGGCGTTTTTTCTGTTTCAAAGTCAGGAATTGTTTCTAATCTTTTGCAAGAATCTGGGATAGATGTTGAAGAATCTGAAGGCGATGATTCTAAAATAGATGTTTATGTATCTCGTACTGTTCCAAAATCTGGTAGGTCTAGGGCGGTAGTATCTGGTTGTTCTGTTCCTAAGACTTTGCTGGATAAAATTTGTTCGCAAACAATAACAATTCATGGGCAAAGTGATCAGTTGCGTATAGCAACAAGTGCAAAACAGCGTGAGTTCTTGGACTCAATTTCTTGTGATTCAAAAGAATTACAAGAATATTCTGTGGCATTTAAAGAATGGCAGGATTCTGTTGAATCTTATAACAGGCTTATAAATCAAGAATCTTCTTCTAGGCAGCGTGCAGATTATTTGCGAGAATCGCTAGAAAAAATTCGCCAAATCGATCCAAAACGGAATGAAGATGAAGAGCTTAAAGCTAAAAGAGATCGCATAGAAAACGCTGCTCAAATCGTTGGAGCTATTAGCGAAGCAATTTCTTCGTTAGACGCAAGTCAAATTGACTACGGCGCAATAGATTCCGTTGACGCATTACATTTGGTTGACAATGCATCTAAGGCAATTCGCTCGATTCGAGTTGATGGAGATTATAGCGCGATTGCAAATCAACTTGACGATATTTCTTCCCAAATTTCCGACATTGTTATGCAGCTCGCTCAGCAATTAGATGTTGATGAGAGTCAGGAAGATTTAGACGCTATTAACAATCGTATTCACGATTTAAGCGATTTAACACGCAGATGGGGTCCACAGATCGACGATGTTTTAGAGTGGGCTAAAAAGGCGCAATTTGAGCTTGAAGATTTGGATGATTCACCTGAGGCTATTGATCGCGCTAAAAAAGCTTGTGATAAGTATTATTCTAATGCCAAAAATTTAGCAGATAAACTTTATGATTTGCGCAAAAGTGCAGCAGAAAAGTTTAGTTTTGAAGTTAGTAAAGAGCTTGAATCTTTGGCTATGCAAGATGCTCAGCTTTTAATCAAAGTTAATAGGCGTAAAGTAGATGAAACTGGAGTAGTTGACTTAGATTCTCATGGTTTAGACAATGTTGAGTTTCTTTTTAAGCCTTTCCCGTCGTCTGATTATTTGCCAATGGGTAGCAGTGCTTCAGGTGGAGAGTTAAGTAGACTTATGTTAGCTATGGAGTTGGTTGCGGCAAAATTCAATAACAGCGACTCTCATTCTATGACTTTTATTTTCGACGAGGTTGATGCGGGAGTTGGAGGAGTTGCAGCAGTGGAATTAGGCAAACGCTTAGCTCAACTTGCTAAAAGTTCTCAGGTGATTGTTGTAACGCATTTGGCTCAAGTTGCTTCTTTTGCTGATGTTCAATTTGTGGTTAGAAAAAGTTTTAGTGATTCATCGGTTTCTGGTGATTCTTCTAATGATTTTGACTCTTCATTAGTCGTAGATACTACTGTTACTAAGTTGGATGATTCACAGCGTGAGCAGGAAATAGCTAGAATGCTTTCTGGAAGTCAGTCGCAAGCTTCTTTAGAGCATGCTAGAGAATTGTTAAAAACAAGCAAAATTTAATCTAAAATCTGAATCTAATTCAAAGTAATTTTTATAAAACAGGATTAATATCAGGATTAATAATATGAGCGAAAATGTGTTAGTTGATAATTCAAATTGTGCAGCAATTTTTGATTTTGATGGTACTTTGCTTTACTCTTTACATGTTTGGGATGATATAGACGAAAAGAGTTTTGCTAAACGCGGTATTAAAGTGCCTGATGATTTTGCTGATTCCACTGCAACAATGACTCCTCGAGAAGTGGCTGATTATGTTATTGCACGTTTTGGTTTTACGGATTCTCCCGAAGATTTAATGCAGGAATGGAATGATATGGCTAATGAAGCTTATTCTAATCAACTGCTTCTTAGAAAAGGCGCTAAAAATTACGTTGATTATTTGCATAA from Gardnerella vaginalis ATCC 14018 = JCM 11026 includes these protein-coding regions:
- the argH gene encoding argininosuccinate lyase; this translates as MHDANADANVNANHPIALWGGRFSSGPSAELAKLSKSTQFDWRLADDDIAGSRAHAHALHRAGLLTNQEYEDLQKALDELQNRVDNGTFTPIEEDEDEATALERGLLDIAGSELGGKLRAGRSRNDQIAALIRMFLRRHSRVLATLVLDVCNALVAQSLAAKDSVMPGRTHMQHAQPILLAHQLMAHVWPLLRDVNRLADWDSRANESPYGAGALAGNTLGLDPEEVSKELGFSAVCANSIDATASRDIVAEFSFIAAMIGVDISRLSEEIIIWNTQEFAFVTLDDAYSTGSSIMPQKKNPDIAELARGKAGRLIGDLTGLMATLKGLPTAYARDLQEDKEAVFDQIDTLEVLLPAFAGMVRTMRFNIARLREQSATGFALATDIAEWLVKQGVPFRNAHKLSGLCVKRAEELGGDLDVLSDDDFANILNDFVDRADIENLKLVLSSDGSVASRCGKGGTAFVRVKEQITQAQLAIDEYKKFSESVSDGTAYKSVALCCQN
- the tyrS gene encoding tyrosine--tRNA ligase is translated as MAQVRNYKEAGFASLFEELKWRGLISQSTDEQQLAQALDGEPLTYYCGYDPTAASLHIGNLVQLINMRHLQAAGHHPIALVGGATGLIGDPRQSGERTLNSKDIVAGWAERLRKQIGRILPLDGENPVRFVSNYDWVSKMSAIDFLRDVGKNFRVGTMLSKDIVARRLNSDEGISFAEFSYQVLQGNDFLYLFDNYNVTLQLGGSDQWGNLTSGMDLIRKVRGASVHVFTSPIITDNQGRKFGKSEGNAMWLDPTMLSPYRFYQFWFNQPDDEVVKLLKAFTFLPKSEIERLNKQIQEDPGSREAQRVLAWEVTSFVHGEDVTNQAIAASSALFGKGDLDAIDEQTLEAALDGVKVKAQDGSLEFAKANSGDRVVEAAVAAGLFRTISEARRAIEAGGLYVNNNRVDSVDDILNDNSFLHGRFALIRRGKKAIGAVERA
- a CDS encoding tetratricopeptide repeat protein, yielding MGEERGSRSGKSFGNRGHFSRQNGGKNGGNGEHRGGFHKGGFHKDGGRKFNHRDGERRFEHNDRRYDDHKNGRRDDFERDSGSSEGLRRNGFHKGGFNKSGFKKDNDRRFNHRDNDHRFNRDDRDNRSDRRFDRKDNHETRRNRGFDAKSEENGNPRYKKFDRDNRGERNDRRFEDNRGGFHKGDFKKNDSRKRDSKSSFRFENGPRRNSDGTVSYPSQNPYTDRRPGEPKMPRGLEYSMLSKESRERLRGLSKEHSENIGLHILAAYALQEEDPELALEHAKWAAKQASRIDFSRETLGFIAYRQGDYKLAAREFRTAMRMNGYMDYLPFIADCERGMGNLDKALEICMSDEARRVTGEVKAEMFLVYAGVLADTNHSDKAIELVHAMGRSKGLPGEYRMRAVQAEQYFLEEAGRSDEAIELDSLLDRLEEQYADIEDEENPEDVVIDYDLEHLNDAIMDEVGISEDDAQFAPDDDSDDSDDSDDSDDDSGEDSDDSDDDSQIADNTETIEMSAVKSEEE
- a CDS encoding HAD-IIA family hydrolase, which gives rise to MQLDERTNFSNSKSALSKNFRLALLDLDGVVYRGGKSVEYAAESIENAQKNGMFIEYTTNNSSRFQEVVASQLESFGLKVEPWQIITSSVVAARMVARYVPRNSNVLVLGADHLIQEVRSAGLNPVKSCKDNPKAVIQGWYPQMTWQEMAQVAFAVEHGAKYFVTNRDLTIPREFGIAPGCGSMIQAVVNATGVEPIASAGKPECAMYDEARLLVAANANHNDEDVKEYAEKDEFGNPVISISRSLAVGDRLDTDIEAGTRGGYESLLVLTGVTNPRMLLEAPKHLRPSFVSKDLRGLNEAHESPKRVDDVTFVCGTSRAQIVCNFIEVNNPNDCNALRAACVLAWCLKDSGKSLEDYILPEFSL
- a CDS encoding TlyA family rRNA (cytidine-2'-O)-methyltransferase, producing MSDGDDLVQRLDCELVNRGLVKSRTTAQRLIKSGLVKVDNRIVYKSSFLVEKAQEISFDESKKENSCLKYVSRGALKLEGAFSLFEDLGLKVYSNTKALDIGASTGGFCDYLLQNGVNRVIALDVGHGQLHPKIASDPRVIEMSGVNIRDVYAQDLPYKPNLIVSDVSFISLTFVIPVIARIAQNNANIVLLVKPQFEVGKGNLGKGGIVTDKDLRLKALENIKECAKNSGLKVVSTHESPIEGTHGNIEYLLYARFNS
- a CDS encoding NAD kinase; amino-acid sequence: MPELLVDDDASYARRALVVTHARLDSHSAVVNQVTTQLSSAGFHVDVFHSAAVSDFAQKTAHVIDENTEIVVVLGGDGTMLQAAELVHCTPVPIIGINLGHVGFLAEFESFQIDEAIRRIAQKDYFLEHRMEAHVDVWLPGASEPLSDWALNDITLDRADRGRMVELSIRVDNVEMSSFGCDGVIVSTPTGSTAYAFSAGGPIMWPNVEALQLVPLAAHALFSRPLIIGAGSTFTIDILEDSASGGWICCDGRRQRALPQGSRIQIRQSKDELFLARLSGVPFTQRLVTKFDLPVVGWRENRRKKSSKPKEYEANLHNETDRNYEDVPNVSNNYHNPNSLNS
- the recN gene encoding DNA repair protein RecN → MLEELEIRNLGPISHAVITPSYGMTAITGETGAGKSMLLSAIRLISGGKADSSRIASFASESWAQGVFSVSKSGIVSNLLQESGIDVEESEGDDSKIDVYVSRTVPKSGRSRAVVSGCSVPKTLLDKICSQTITIHGQSDQLRIATSAKQREFLDSISCDSKELQEYSVAFKEWQDSVESYNRLINQESSSRQRADYLRESLEKIRQIDPKRNEDEELKAKRDRIENAAQIVGAISEAISSLDASQIDYGAIDSVDALHLVDNASKAIRSIRVDGDYSAIANQLDDISSQISDIVMQLAQQLDVDESQEDLDAINNRIHDLSDLTRRWGPQIDDVLEWAKKAQFELEDLDDSPEAIDRAKKACDKYYSNAKNLADKLYDLRKSAAEKFSFEVSKELESLAMQDAQLLIKVNRRKVDETGVVDLDSHGLDNVEFLFKPFPSSDYLPMGSSASGGELSRLMLAMELVAAKFNNSDSHSMTFIFDEVDAGVGGVAAVELGKRLAQLAKSSQVIVVTHLAQVASFADVQFVVRKSFSDSSVSGDSSNDFDSSLVVDTTVTKLDDSQREQEIARMLSGSQSQASLEHARELLKTSKI